A region of Salvia splendens isolate huo1 chromosome 17, SspV2, whole genome shotgun sequence DNA encodes the following proteins:
- the LOC121774458 gene encoding uncharacterized mitochondrial protein AtMg00810-like yields MTKYGFRQSNSDHTLFLKKRDDKITCLIIYVDDMIITGDDTEEIERLKGSLFQEFEMKDLGNLKYFLGIEVLRSDGEIFVRQKKYILNVLAETGLIDCKPTDIPILVNHGLQISEEAELADQGKYQRLVGKLIYLSHTRPDIAYAVGIVG; encoded by the coding sequence ATGACCAAGTATGGGTTTCGGCAGAGTAACTCGGATCATACTTTGTTCCTGAAAAAGAGAGATGACAAAATCACATGCctgatcatctatgtagatgacatgatcatcACGGGCGACGATACAGAAGAAATAGAAAGGCTAAAAGGGAGCTTATTTCaggagtttgagatgaaagacttgGGGAATCTTAAATATTTCTTGGGAATAGAAGTGTTGCGCTCTGATGGAGAAATTTTTGTGAGACAGAAGAAGTATATCTTGAATGTTCTGGCTGAGACGGGTCTGATAGATTGCAAACCCACCGATATACCAATTCTAGTGAATCACGGACTGCAGATCTCTGAAGAAGCTGAACTAGCAGATCAAGGCAAGTACCAGCGCCTAGTGGGGAAGCTCATCTATCTCTCTCACACTAGACCAGATATAGCTTATGCAGTGGGAATAGTGGGTTAA